From the Anguilla anguilla isolate fAngAng1 chromosome 8, fAngAng1.pri, whole genome shotgun sequence genome, one window contains:
- the LOC118232776 gene encoding juxtaposed with another zinc finger protein 1-like, with product MTGIAAASFFSNSCRFGGCGLQFDSLSELIVHIEDNHIDTDPRVLEKQELQQPTYVALSYINRFMTDAARREQKKVQPKLSLSLAGGMARNNVATPPRHSSGSLTPPVTPPITPSSSFRSSTPTGSEYDEEEAEFEESDSDESWTTESAISSESILSSMCMNGGEEKPFACPVPGCKKRYKNVNGIKYHAKNGHRTQIRVRKPFKCRCGKSYKTSQGLRHHTVNFHPPIPTDAIRKLQP from the exons ATGACGGGCATCGCCGCTGCCTCCTTCTTCTCCAACTCCTGCCGGTTCGGGGGCTGCGGGCTGCAGTTCGACAGTCTGTCCGAGCTGATCGTGCATATCGAGGACAATCACATCG ATACAGACCCTCGGGTGTTAGAGAAACAGGAACTGCAGCAGCCAACCTATGTTGCCCTGAGCTACATCAACAG GTTTATGACGGATGCGGCGCGTCGGGAGCAGAAGAAGGTCCAGCCCAAACTCAGCCTATCACTGGCAGGGGGCATGGCCAGGAACAACGTGGCCACGCCTCCACGGCACAGCAGCGGCAGCCTGACCCCCCCCGTGACCCCGCCCATCACCCCCTCATCCTCCTTCCGCAGCAGCACTCCGACAG gaaGCGAGTATgacgaggaggaggcggagtttGAGGAGTCTGACAGCGACGAGTCGTGGACCACGGAGAGCGCCATCAGCTCCGAGTCCATCCTCAGCTCCATGTGTATGAACGGGGGCGAGGAGAAGCCCTTCGCCTGCCCCGTCCCGGGCTGCAAGAAGAGGTACAAG aatgTTAACGGTATAAAGTACCACGCTAAGAATGGCCACCGGACGCAGATTCGCGTTCGCAAACCCTTCAAGTGCCGCTGCGGGAAGAGCTACAAGACCTCGCAGGGCCTGCGCCACCACACGGTCAACTTCCACCCGCCGATACCCACCGACGCCATCCGCAAGCTGCAGCCCTAG